Proteins encoded together in one Otariodibacter oris window:
- the csrA gene encoding carbon storage regulator CsrA yields MLILTRKIGESLLIGDDVEITVLSVRGNQVKLGVKAPKEIAVHREEIYQRIKSLADNQ; encoded by the coding sequence ATGCTTATTTTGACACGCAAAATAGGAGAAAGTCTGTTAATTGGCGATGATGTCGAAATCACAGTGTTAAGTGTTAGAGGCAATCAAGTTAAATTAGGAGTAAAAGCACCTAAGGAAATTGCTGTACATCGCGAAGAAATTTATCAAAGAATAAAGTCTTTAGCAGATAATCAATAA
- the degS gene encoding outer membrane-stress sensor serine endopeptidase DegS, with translation MNTLNTKKILQAIAFGLFCAILIIYVTPLVNNKMDVWRNNDIISYNDAVVVASPAVVNVYNQTFDTNNVQRNQELTVNNLGSGVIMTDSGYILTNKHVIENADQIIVALQSGSVFNATLIGSDMLTDLAVLKIDAQHLPTIPQNPDRIIRVGDVVLAIGNPLNLGQSITQGIISATGRYALSDGGRQNFIQTDASINKGNSGGALVNSKGELIGINTLQLGRNYDELAEGLNFAIPIDLADDVMNKIIKDGKVIRGYLGVNSVLFYSAKQLGLSDNGVLITRVAKGGPADIAGILPNDIILKIGDIDAETPTQMMNDIAEMKPNTEVPVLISRQGNIIKLDVVLGEFPEL, from the coding sequence TTGAATACACTTAATACAAAAAAAATACTACAAGCAATAGCATTTGGTTTATTTTGTGCAATCCTTATTATTTATGTTACACCACTTGTTAATAATAAGATGGATGTATGGAGAAATAACGATATCATAAGTTATAATGATGCTGTTGTGGTTGCATCCCCTGCTGTTGTTAATGTTTATAATCAAACTTTTGATACTAATAATGTCCAACGCAATCAGGAGTTAACGGTTAATAATTTAGGGTCTGGTGTTATTATGACGGATTCTGGTTATATACTGACTAATAAACATGTAATTGAGAATGCAGATCAGATTATTGTCGCTTTACAATCAGGATCAGTATTTAATGCAACTCTTATTGGGTCGGATATGCTAACAGACCTTGCAGTATTAAAAATTGATGCTCAACATCTACCTACTATTCCTCAAAATCCAGATAGAATTATCAGAGTTGGGGATGTAGTCTTGGCTATTGGTAATCCACTAAATTTAGGGCAAAGTATTACTCAAGGTATTATTAGTGCAACTGGACGATATGCTCTTTCTGATGGTGGACGTCAAAATTTTATTCAAACAGATGCGTCTATCAATAAGGGGAATTCTGGTGGTGCTCTTGTCAATTCAAAAGGCGAACTTATAGGCATTAATACACTTCAGTTAGGTCGAAATTATGATGAGTTAGCTGAAGGGTTAAATTTTGCTATTCCTATTGATTTGGCAGATGATGTGATGAATAAAATTATCAAAGATGGTAAAGTGATTCGAGGATATTTAGGGGTTAATAGCGTATTATTTTATTCAGCTAAACAGTTAGGATTAAGTGATAATGGTGTACTTATTACCCGAGTTGCTAAGGGAGGGCCAGCAGATATAGCAGGTATTTTACCGAATGATATTATTTTAAAAATTGGTGATATTGATGCAGAAACACCAACACAAATGATGAATGATATTGCAGAAATGAAACCTAATACTGAGGTGCCAGTATTAATTTCTCGCCAAGGTAATATCATTAAGTTAGATGTAGTGTTAGGAGAGTTTCCTGAGTTATAA
- the galU gene encoding UTP--glucose-1-phosphate uridylyltransferase GalU, with protein sequence MKVIIPVAGLGTRMLPATKAIPKEMLTIADKPLIQYIVNECVAAGIRDIVLVTHSSKNAIENHFDTSFELETMLEKRVKRQLLDEVRSIVPKDVTIMHVRQGQAKGLGHAVLCGRSLVGDDAFAVVLPDVLLADFSANQKLENLAAMIARFKETGRSQIMIAPVDKNEVSNYGVVDCQGVSLEPGKTAKIKNIVEKPPIDKAPSNFAVVGRYVFSADIWDLLAKTPIGVGDEIQLTDAIDMLISEQDVEAFHMTGKTFDCGDKLGYMKAFVEYSLNHDKYGKQFSEYLKNLAEYL encoded by the coding sequence ATGAAGGTAATTATTCCTGTAGCAGGGCTTGGTACTAGAATGTTGCCCGCAACAAAAGCTATTCCTAAGGAAATGTTGACAATTGCAGATAAACCACTAATACAATACATTGTTAATGAATGTGTTGCTGCTGGTATTCGAGATATTGTATTAGTTACACATTCATCTAAAAATGCGATAGAAAATCATTTTGACACATCATTTGAATTGGAAACAATGCTAGAAAAGCGAGTTAAGCGTCAATTGCTTGATGAAGTGAGGTCTATTGTACCTAAAGATGTTACTATTATGCATGTTAGACAAGGTCAAGCAAAAGGGTTGGGACATGCAGTGTTATGCGGACGATCATTAGTGGGAGATGATGCTTTTGCCGTAGTTTTACCAGATGTGTTACTTGCAGATTTTTCAGCAAATCAAAAGCTAGAAAACTTAGCTGCTATGATTGCTAGATTTAAAGAAACAGGTAGAAGTCAAATAATGATTGCCCCTGTAGATAAGAATGAAGTAAGTAATTATGGTGTTGTTGATTGCCAAGGCGTGTCTTTAGAGCCTGGTAAGACAGCAAAAATAAAAAATATTGTGGAAAAACCTCCTATTGATAAGGCTCCTTCAAATTTTGCAGTTGTTGGTCGTTATGTTTTTTCTGCAGATATTTGGGATTTACTGGCCAAAACTCCAATTGGGGTGGGGGATGAAATTCAGCTTACTGATGCTATAGATATGCTTATTTCAGAGCAAGATGTTGAAGCTTTTCATATGACAGGCAAAACTTTTGATTGTGGAGATAAATTAGGTTATATGAAAGCTTTTGTTGAATATAGCTTAAATCATGATAAATATGGTAAACAATTTAGCGAATATCTTAAAAACTTGGCAGAATATTTATAA